The genomic DNA TGGGGTCAGATGAAACACCACGCGGTCAACTGACTGCGGTGTGGGGACCCATCGGTGCTCCGGGGGTGACCACGGTGGCGGTCAACCTGGCTGCAGAATCGGCACTGGATGGATACCGTACCTTGCTCATTGACGCGAATACTTATGGCGCGGCCGTAGCAGTGCAGCTGGGCTTATTAGATGACGCCGCGGCAATTGCCCAAGCCTGCCGAGCGATTGAGCACCGCGGTATTTCTGCCATCGAACTGGGAGACTACGCCCAGAATGTTCGTATTGACGGTGCGTCACTGGATGTCATTACAGGGTTGACCCGCTCCGAGCGTTGGCCGCAAATCCGGGCAGCAGCCTGGGAGCAGCTGCTAGAGACCGCTCGGGACGGGTGGGATCACATTGTTATCGACTGTGGTTTCGGACTTGAAGAAGACGAAGAGCTAAGCTTTGATATTCCAGCTCCTCAACGTAATGCCACCACTATCGGTGCCGTTACAGCCGCCAACACTGTCGTTGCTGTCGGCACTGGCGACCCAGTGGGTTTCGTGCGACTGATGAAAGGGATGGAACAGCTGACTGAAATCACTACCGGGCCCGTTGTTCCACTTGTCAATAAAGTCACAGCTATGACCGCTGGCATCGCCCCTAAACGCCAGCTAGAAGATGTCTGGGAGCGATTTGGCCCGAAGATTGAGCTACGCCACTTCATACCGTGGGCACCGGAAGTGACCGCTGCCGCTCTGCTGGAGGGTAAAACTCTGGCTGAGCGCGCACCGAAAGCGGAAGTGCGACTGGCGATTCGCCACCTACTCCACGCATGCGCCCCAGTCGGGATGACCCGCACACCCTCCCGAGGACCTACCGGACGCACTCGATCTCACTGGTCGTTTCGCAATATAATAAAGGGGCTCAAGAGCAGGCCAGAGACCGCTCGTAGCACTGAGTAACCGGATGTCTCTGTGAACCCTGTTGCGGTGACGGGCCAGAAGCTAAGGTAAGTGGAGGCGGCAATGGGGCCGCCAACAGGTAATGTCTTCCACAGAAAGTTGCATGATGCCAGCGAATGATCCGTTGTGGACAGCGCCGTCCGCGAACAGCCCGATACAAGCCTCTGATGAGTTGACTCAAGCCTATTTCCGGCATGTCGGCGTCGATGACCAACGTGCGCTTGGAGACAAGGGCCGAGCCGCTATGGTCCAGTCGCACCTGGAGCTTGCCGTGGCTGCTGCTGGGCAACCGAAAATTGCCGTCATTCGTTCGGCCCGCCACGCTACTGTGCAAGTGGTCCATCCCGACATTCGGTACCTTGTCGACTCGGTTTCGGCTGAGCTGAACAAGCTCGACGTCCCGATCTCTGTGATAGTGCACCCCATAGTTGTAGCGCAGCATGCCAATGACGACGGCAGACTGACCAATATCTTCGAACTGCCCCCACACCGCCCGCGGATCTCTGGTGACCCGGCGGTGCCCCTGGAACAGATCCCAGCATCGCCCGAGGGTTATCATGCAGAACTGCAGTCCTGGATCTCCATCCAAACGGCTATTCCATTGGAACCTGACCAGGCAGAACAGTTAGAGCAAGCGGTGTATGCGTCACTTGCGGATGCACGGGCGGCACACGACGATTTCGGTTTGTTGAAAGATGCT from Enteractinococcus fodinae includes the following:
- a CDS encoding AAA family ATPase; amino-acid sequence: MSELSVATTINPRFDHVTPIEATQSSVTITHRCQVFAELMAVARSGLVDIVLIADDIELVGLETLHQVLDGESQGPKVAAISDVVEDRQRLADLGVPVASPTLTGPQLVEWLRQAHQDSAAPSEQPVEFSAHDLQVLEQLDPDTLPKRKTGRRAAPYDPTKDLPTQSETPEALTHLPQPPPDQLSTVVASSDTMDRYTSPDRVVRCEDMAPVGSDETPRGQLTAVWGPIGAPGVTTVAVNLAAESALDGYRTLLIDANTYGAAVAVQLGLLDDAAAIAQACRAIEHRGISAIELGDYAQNVRIDGASLDVITGLTRSERWPQIRAAAWEQLLETARDGWDHIVIDCGFGLEEDEELSFDIPAPQRNATTIGAVTAANTVVAVGTGDPVGFVRLMKGMEQLTEITTGPVVPLVNKVTAMTAGIAPKRQLEDVWERFGPKIELRHFIPWAPEVTAAALLEGKTLAERAPKAEVRLAIRHLLHACAPVGMTRTPSRGPTGRTRSHWSFRNIIKGLKSRPETARSTE